One Succinispira mobilis DSM 6222 genomic window carries:
- a CDS encoding peptidylprolyl isomerase, which translates to MRKKIIYIFLLSLALLLAGCSSSDDKQKTKEVSKVNPTAVFETNLGNFTVELYQDKAPTTVDNFIKLAEKKFYDATIFHRVIDGFMIQGGDPNGDGTGGPGYSIRDEFHKDLKHSEVGILSMANAGPNTGGSQFFITVAPTPWLDNHHTIFGKVISGMDVVMKISKVKTNPSDKPLEKVVVKTIRIQKLKSSK; encoded by the coding sequence ATGAGAAAAAAAATAATTTATATTTTTTTACTAAGTTTGGCATTGCTTTTGGCAGGTTGTTCATCGTCTGACGATAAACAAAAAACTAAAGAAGTAAGTAAAGTAAATCCTACGGCAGTTTTTGAAACGAATTTGGGCAATTTCACAGTAGAATTATATCAAGATAAAGCTCCAACAACAGTAGACAACTTCATAAAACTAGCAGAAAAAAAGTTTTATGATGCAACTATTTTTCATCGAGTTATAGATGGATTTATGATTCAAGGTGGCGATCCGAATGGAGATGGTACTGGTGGTCCAGGTTACTCTATAAGAGATGAGTTTCATAAGGACTTAAAGCATAGTGAAGTAGGGATTTTATCAATGGCAAATGCTGGTCCTAATACCGGAGGCTCACAGTTTTTTATTACTGTTGCGCCTACTCCGTGGTTGGACAATCATCATACGATTTTTGGTAAGGTTATAAGTGGTATGGATGTAGTTATGAAAATTAGCAAAGTTAAAACAAATCCAAGTGATAAACCTTTAGAAAAAGTGGTAGTTAAAACAATAAGAATTCAAAAATTGAAAAGTTCAAAGTAA
- a CDS encoding MalY/PatB family protein: MKKHNFDEIVNRRNTECKKWDTHPTDVIPMWIADTDFKCPQEIIAAMQKRVEHGIFGYPVNANNFNEAIVNWQKKRFGWEISADMVEYTPAVVTAIIFALRAFSCPGDRVVVQMPAYHPFHAIIPDNGRYIAANQLIQDENGEYQIDWLDLENKLSHPRTKIFLLCHPHNPVGKVFSLAELEKIAILCAKYSVLVVSDEIHSDIVYAGNKHIPFGKVSSLAAENCIVCVNPSKTFNIAGMRSGAVVIPNKLIHRRFYAAVEDNKAYGRTIFGTLPIEVAYNECDYYADQLLDYLTDNLNYLRKYLQDNIPQIKVYNHQATYLVWLDCKALAMPPKQLNDFFLKEAKVAMNEGSTFGSGGEGFMRMNIACPRTTLEAALERIAAAVDKLNL; this comes from the coding sequence TTGAAAAAACATAATTTTGATGAAATTGTCAACCGCAGAAATACTGAGTGTAAAAAGTGGGATACACACCCAACTGATGTAATTCCAATGTGGATTGCAGATACAGATTTTAAATGTCCACAAGAAATAATTGCAGCAATGCAAAAACGAGTTGAGCATGGAATTTTTGGTTATCCAGTTAATGCCAATAATTTTAACGAAGCGATAGTAAATTGGCAAAAGAAGCGCTTTGGTTGGGAAATCAGCGCCGATATGGTCGAGTATACACCGGCAGTTGTTACGGCAATAATTTTTGCTTTGCGTGCTTTTAGTTGTCCTGGTGATCGAGTTGTAGTTCAAATGCCAGCTTATCATCCTTTTCATGCAATTATTCCAGACAATGGACGATATATAGCGGCTAATCAATTGATTCAAGATGAAAATGGTGAATATCAAATTGATTGGTTAGACTTAGAAAACAAATTGAGTCATCCTCGTACAAAAATTTTCTTATTATGTCATCCCCACAACCCTGTAGGAAAAGTTTTTAGCTTAGCAGAGTTAGAAAAGATAGCAATACTTTGTGCTAAATACAGTGTTTTAGTTGTTTCTGATGAAATACATTCTGATATTGTTTATGCAGGTAATAAACACATTCCGTTTGGTAAAGTTAGTTCTCTAGCCGCTGAAAACTGCATAGTTTGTGTTAATCCTAGTAAAACATTTAATATTGCCGGTATGCGTTCTGGAGCAGTTGTTATTCCTAATAAACTAATCCATAGAAGATTTTATGCAGCTGTTGAAGATAATAAAGCTTATGGTCGAACGATATTTGGAACTTTGCCAATAGAAGTTGCCTATAATGAATGTGATTATTATGCCGACCAACTATTAGATTATTTAACGGATAATCTTAATTATTTGCGAAAATATTTGCAAGATAATATTCCACAGATTAAGGTGTATAATCATCAAGCAACTTATTTAGTTTGGCTAGATTGTAAAGCCTTAGCTATGCCACCTAAACAACTAAATGACTTCTTTTTGAAAGAAGCAAAGGTCGCAATGAATGAAGGTTCGACATTTGGATCAGGTGGAGAAGGGTTTATGCGTATGAATATTGCTTGTCCACGGACTACTTTAGAAGCTGCTCTAGAGAGAATCGCTGCAGCTGTAGATAAATTAAATTTATAA
- a CDS encoding DUF1847 domain-containing protein, protein MKCAKCSHSRCYTQGQNCTKITAAEVEKAYSDDNLNLKIMQAAACTEGRFYNNLTRLEESVEFVKILGAKKIGLAFCIGLKQEAGLIQDYLAKFFEVESVCCKICGVPKSQLALEQINKDSRETMCNPLMQAEVLNKAATEFNFTVGLCVGHDMLFSKGSNVPVSCLVAKDRVLAHNPLGVVYSRYWRRKLGINPEGQV, encoded by the coding sequence TTGAAATGTGCAAAATGTTCGCATTCGCGTTGTTATACTCAAGGACAAAATTGTACGAAGATAACAGCAGCAGAAGTAGAAAAAGCCTATTCAGATGATAATTTAAATTTGAAAATCATGCAAGCTGCAGCTTGCACTGAAGGGAGATTTTATAATAATTTAACTCGCTTAGAAGAAAGTGTGGAATTTGTTAAAATATTAGGGGCTAAAAAAATTGGCTTGGCTTTTTGTATAGGCTTAAAACAAGAAGCAGGTCTGATTCAAGATTATTTAGCCAAATTTTTTGAAGTTGAAAGTGTGTGTTGTAAAATTTGTGGAGTGCCTAAATCTCAGTTGGCGTTAGAGCAGATTAACAAGGACAGCAGAGAAACAATGTGCAATCCATTGATGCAAGCAGAAGTACTTAATAAAGCAGCCACAGAGTTTAACTTCACCGTAGGTTTATGTGTAGGGCACGATATGCTATTTAGTAAAGGCAGCAACGTACCGGTTTCTTGTTTAGTAGCTAAGGATCGTGTTTTAGCGCATAATCCTTTAGGGGTAGTATATTCCAGATACTGGCGTAGAAAATTAGGTATTAATCCCGAAGGGCAAGTATAA
- the dcuC gene encoding C4-dicarboxylate transporter DcuC: MLGLIIAGLVVVWVAYMIIKKYYPQTILVVASVVLLIAATIIGVKGGILPAKQATGSGVLDIFHVFKVISSSRVAGLGLTIMSIAGFASYMDYVGASKALFAIVGTPLKKIKSPYVLLVLAFLVTQFLVLFIPSHAGLGLLLMVTMYPILIRSGVSKMSAVGVIACCQFIDVGPGSGNAILAANTSGLEPAVYFVKHQLPVYLPITLAVAITHYFVQQWWDKKEGFVPGSENPEIVVGSEEKCPPLVYAVLPILPMVFILGFSPIFKSSVKMDVVTAMFLSTIISMIFEGVRTLNLKEVFTSLKYFYEGMGKNFAAVISLIIAGEMFAMGLLKIGAVDTLIQSAQNAGLGAKPMILVVCFVIALSAFLMGSGNAAFFSFAALAPKIATYLKIDVITLILPMQIMTSFGRVVSPITAAIIGIAGIAGVSPVQVVKRTAIPMLVAAIVNSLFVIMG; this comes from the coding sequence ATGTTAGGATTAATTATCGCAGGTTTGGTAGTAGTTTGGGTGGCCTATATGATTATAAAAAAATATTATCCGCAAACGATATTAGTTGTCGCAAGTGTAGTTTTGTTGATTGCTGCGACTATTATTGGTGTTAAAGGTGGAATTTTACCGGCAAAACAGGCTACTGGCTCAGGTGTTTTGGATATTTTTCATGTATTTAAAGTTATTAGTAGTTCGCGTGTGGCAGGTTTGGGGTTGACAATTATGTCAATCGCGGGTTTTGCCAGTTACATGGATTATGTGGGCGCCAGTAAAGCTTTATTTGCGATAGTGGGCACACCGTTAAAAAAGATAAAATCACCTTATGTTTTATTGGTTTTAGCTTTTTTGGTAACACAATTTTTAGTTTTATTTATTCCCAGTCACGCAGGGTTAGGTTTGTTGTTAATGGTTACTATGTATCCTATTTTAATTCGCTCAGGGGTAAGTAAAATGTCTGCAGTAGGTGTTATTGCTTGTTGTCAGTTTATAGATGTCGGTCCAGGCTCAGGCAATGCAATTTTAGCTGCGAATACTTCAGGGTTAGAACCAGCTGTATATTTTGTTAAGCATCAATTACCGGTATATTTGCCAATAACTTTAGCTGTAGCTATTACCCATTATTTTGTCCAACAATGGTGGGATAAAAAAGAGGGTTTTGTACCAGGCTCAGAAAATCCAGAAATCGTAGTTGGCTCGGAAGAAAAATGTCCACCATTAGTTTATGCTGTATTGCCTATTTTACCAATGGTATTTATTTTAGGTTTTAGTCCAATATTTAAAAGCAGTGTAAAAATGGATGTTGTCACGGCGATGTTTTTAAGTACAATCATTAGTATGATTTTTGAAGGGGTTAGAACTTTAAATTTAAAGGAAGTATTTACTTCATTGAAGTATTTTTATGAAGGTATGGGTAAAAATTTTGCCGCGGTAATTTCTTTGATTATTGCAGGTGAGATGTTTGCAATGGGATTACTGAAAATAGGCGCCGTAGATACTTTGATTCAAAGTGCACAAAATGCAGGGTTGGGCGCTAAACCAATGATTTTGGTAGTATGTTTTGTAATTGCTTTAAGTGCCTTTTTAATGGGTTCAGGTAATGCCGCGTTCTTCTCTTTTGCCGCTTTAGCACCGAAGATAGCCACATACTTAAAAATTGATGTTATTACGCTTATTTTACCAATGCAGATTATGACCAGTTTCGGTCGGGTGGTTTCGCCAATTACAGCGGCTATTATTGGGATTGCAGGTATTGCTGGTGTGTCGCCAGTGCAGGTAGTTAAGCGTACGGCCATTCCAATGCTAGTTGCAGCGATAGTTAATTCTTTGTTTGTAATTATGGGCTAA
- the rpmI gene encoding 50S ribosomal protein L35, which translates to MPKIKTRRSAAKRFKVTGAGNFKRAKAFKQHILEKKSPARKRGLRKAALVSKSDLDRVTKMLPYA; encoded by the coding sequence ATGCCAAAAATTAAAACACGCAGAAGCGCTGCTAAACGCTTTAAAGTTACTGGAGCTGGTAACTTCAAACGTGCAAAAGCTTTCAAACAACATATTTTAGAAAAAAAATCACCAGCTCGTAAAAGAGGGTTGCGTAAAGCTGCACTTGTAAGCAAATCAGACTTAGATCGCGTAACAAAAATGTTACCGTACGCATAA
- a CDS encoding DUF3656 domain-containing U32 family peptidase produces the protein MNKVELLAPAGSFEALQAAINAGADAIYLGGSSFGARQYASNFDNEELIRAVDLAHLYRIKIYVTVNTLIDNKELTPLVEYLQFLEMIGVDAIIVQDIGVIELAKKVAPNLHLHASTQMSIMNSSGVEFAEKLGIKRVVLARECSLVELEEIRSLTSLELEVFVHGALCVCYSGQCLMSSLIGGRSGNRGRCAQPCRLQYKLIDDQDQELLSSEDGQYLLSPKDLNTIEIIPELIRAGVTSFKIEGRMKRPEYVAIVVEAYRRAIDSFYENNFQVPEADKRNLTQIFNRDFTTAYLKERPGKTMISDKRPNNRGVQIGRVLRYERASNLVTIKLEEDIQVGDGIEFWVTVGGRVGMNIAYLEVNGEEVTEAFKGQEATFIIPAAVRDSDRVFRTFDSKLMKIAGRFYGESSMKKIPVTAFVEAKVGEPLKITFFDKEGNSGTAISDFLGQVAQKRPLTNETVEKQLIRLGNTAFTLEQWELQADDNVMFPISEINDTRRRASEELYVKRISSYPENKIGKSQEYKLPAPKQRLAIDSKVVVHVDSLDKAKFAILQAADVVILGGENFNHREIRIEDCESFVRIAKKAGVKAVLGTPRIVKEFNLAYAQDRLRKMSKLKPDALLIGNLSLIAEAEKYKIPLWLDFGFNTYNSLTIEYWENRGLETILLSPELTLVQIQELASRTKIKLECLVQGRTEMMVSEYCIAGSFMGRIHEKDCYGACSKPMFLLDRMDEKLPVVTDQFCRMHILNAKELSVLGYSQQIQELGINYLRIDARYMNFDEIKKHVKEYKLALVDKQPMPETNNKYTKGHYFRGVL, from the coding sequence ATGAATAAAGTGGAATTATTGGCTCCAGCAGGGAGTTTTGAAGCACTGCAGGCAGCAATTAATGCTGGGGCAGATGCTATATATTTAGGTGGTAGCAGCTTTGGAGCAAGGCAGTATGCTAGCAATTTTGATAATGAAGAACTAATAAGAGCCGTTGACCTAGCACACCTATATAGAATTAAGATATACGTTACAGTGAATACTTTAATTGATAATAAAGAACTAACACCATTAGTAGAATACTTACAGTTTTTAGAAATGATTGGCGTTGATGCAATCATTGTCCAAGATATTGGAGTAATTGAACTTGCTAAAAAAGTAGCACCGAATTTACATTTACATGCTAGTACACAAATGAGTATTATGAATTCGTCAGGAGTTGAATTTGCCGAAAAATTAGGAATTAAGCGAGTTGTTTTAGCGCGCGAATGTAGCTTGGTAGAACTAGAAGAGATTCGAAGCTTAACAAGCTTAGAATTAGAGGTGTTCGTACATGGGGCGTTATGTGTATGTTACTCTGGACAATGCCTCATGAGTAGTTTAATAGGTGGCAGAAGCGGTAATCGTGGAAGATGTGCGCAACCATGTCGACTGCAATATAAGTTGATTGATGATCAGGATCAAGAATTATTATCCTCTGAAGATGGTCAGTATTTGCTTAGCCCTAAAGATCTTAATACTATAGAAATAATCCCTGAATTAATTCGTGCAGGAGTAACGTCTTTTAAAATAGAAGGGAGAATGAAGCGACCAGAATATGTCGCAATAGTTGTAGAGGCATATCGAAGAGCAATCGATAGCTTTTATGAAAATAATTTTCAAGTTCCCGAAGCTGATAAGCGAAATTTAACTCAAATTTTCAATCGTGATTTTACTACGGCATATTTAAAAGAACGTCCAGGTAAAACAATGATAAGTGATAAAAGACCTAATAATCGTGGTGTCCAAATTGGCAGAGTTCTCAGATATGAGCGAGCCTCTAATTTAGTAACTATAAAATTGGAAGAAGATATTCAAGTTGGCGATGGGATTGAGTTTTGGGTTACAGTAGGTGGTCGTGTGGGCATGAATATTGCCTACTTAGAAGTAAATGGCGAAGAGGTAACAGAAGCTTTTAAAGGTCAGGAAGCGACTTTTATTATCCCGGCTGCAGTGCGTGATAGCGACAGGGTTTTTAGAACTTTTGATAGCAAACTTATGAAAATCGCGGGTAGATTTTATGGTGAAAGTAGTATGAAAAAAATACCTGTAACTGCGTTTGTAGAAGCTAAAGTGGGAGAACCGCTTAAAATAACATTTTTTGATAAAGAAGGAAATAGTGGAACTGCAATAAGTGATTTTCTTGGTCAAGTTGCACAAAAACGTCCGCTAACAAATGAAACAGTTGAAAAGCAATTAATCCGGCTAGGAAATACGGCTTTTACTTTGGAACAATGGGAACTGCAAGCAGATGACAATGTAATGTTTCCCATCAGTGAGATCAATGATACAAGACGGAGAGCAAGTGAAGAGCTTTACGTTAAAAGAATAAGTTCTTATCCAGAAAATAAAATTGGAAAATCACAAGAATACAAATTGCCAGCACCTAAACAACGGTTAGCAATTGATAGTAAAGTAGTAGTTCATGTTGATAGTTTGGATAAAGCTAAATTTGCAATTTTGCAAGCCGCGGATGTTGTGATTTTAGGTGGAGAAAATTTTAATCACCGCGAAATACGTATTGAAGACTGTGAAAGCTTTGTGCGTATTGCAAAAAAAGCAGGTGTCAAGGCTGTTTTAGGTACACCAAGAATTGTCAAAGAGTTTAATTTAGCCTATGCGCAAGATCGCTTGCGAAAAATGTCTAAATTAAAACCGGATGCGCTTTTAATTGGCAATTTGAGTTTGATTGCTGAAGCCGAAAAATATAAAATTCCATTGTGGCTTGATTTCGGCTTTAATACATATAATTCATTAACTATTGAATACTGGGAAAATCGAGGTTTAGAAACGATATTATTGTCTCCAGAATTGACTTTAGTGCAGATTCAAGAATTAGCGAGCAGGACCAAGATAAAGCTTGAATGTTTAGTTCAAGGCCGTACTGAAATGATGGTTTCGGAATACTGTATAGCTGGTAGTTTTATGGGGAGAATTCATGAAAAAGACTGCTATGGAGCTTGTAGCAAACCTATGTTTTTGTTAGATAGAATGGATGAAAAACTGCCTGTAGTTACAGATCAGTTTTGCAGAATGCACATTCTTAATGCTAAAGAATTAAGTGTTTTAGGTTATAGTCAGCAAATCCAAGAGTTAGGTATTAACTATTTGCGTATTGATGCAAGGTATATGAATTTTGATGAAATAAAAAAGCATGTAAAAGAATATAAATTGGCTTTGGTAGATAAGCAACCTATGCCAGAAACAAACAATAAATATACTAAAGGCCATTATTTTAGAGGTGTTTTATAG
- the infC gene encoding translation initiation factor IF-3 produces the protein MRINEEIRAREVRVNTDDGEQLGVMNVKDALKLAQEKQLDLVEIVPNAKPPVCKIMDYGKYRYEQQKRDKETRKKQKTFSIKEVKLRPNIEEHDFEVKAKGAIRFLEDGDKVKFTIMFRGRELSHPELGAKLLTAMATKLKDIANVEREAKLEGKNMIMILAPKVNK, from the coding sequence TTGCGTATTAATGAGGAAATTCGTGCTCGTGAGGTTCGGGTCAATACAGATGACGGTGAACAATTAGGAGTAATGAATGTCAAAGATGCTTTGAAGTTAGCACAAGAGAAACAATTAGATTTGGTAGAAATAGTACCAAATGCCAAACCACCAGTTTGTAAAATTATGGACTATGGTAAGTATCGCTATGAACAACAAAAGAGAGATAAAGAAACTCGTAAAAAACAAAAAACCTTTAGTATTAAAGAAGTTAAGTTAAGACCGAATATTGAGGAACATGACTTTGAAGTTAAAGCCAAAGGTGCGATACGCTTTTTGGAAGATGGTGACAAGGTTAAGTTTACAATTATGTTTAGAGGTCGTGAGTTATCTCACCCTGAGTTGGGCGCAAAATTGTTGACAGCTATGGCAACAAAACTCAAAGATATTGCAAATGTTGAACGAGAGGCAAAACTTGAGGGCAAAAACATGATTATGATTTTAGCACCAAAAGTTAATAAATAA
- the zapA gene encoding cell division protein ZapA: MSVKVSVELLSETYNIKTELAESELLAMRDLLNSKMAIIQEKQPGLNYKTIAVLSALEIANDYLALKKEYDNLTQLLKEEKLLF; this comes from the coding sequence ATGAGCGTGAAGGTAAGTGTAGAGTTGTTATCTGAAACTTATAATATAAAAACAGAGCTAGCGGAGTCGGAATTATTAGCAATGCGGGATTTATTAAATAGTAAAATGGCGATAATACAAGAAAAGCAACCAGGTTTGAATTACAAAACGATTGCCGTGCTAAGTGCTTTAGAAATTGCGAATGATTATCTGGCGTTAAAGAAAGAATATGATAACTTAACGCAATTGTTAAAGGAAGAAAAATTATTATTTTAG
- the rplT gene encoding 50S ribosomal protein L20, with product MARVKKGVTAHRRHKKILKLARGYRGSKSKLFKKANETVMKALYYARRDRRAKKGEFRRLWITRINAAARMNGVSYSRLMSGLRVAGIAIDRKVLSDMAIHDMPAFAKLAEIAKSAK from the coding sequence ATGGCAAGAGTTAAAAAAGGTGTTACTGCACATAGACGTCATAAAAAAATATTAAAATTAGCACGTGGTTACCGTGGTAGCAAAAGCAAGTTATTTAAAAAAGCTAATGAAACGGTAATGAAAGCATTATACTATGCACGTCGTGACCGTAGAGCGAAAAAAGGTGAATTCCGTAGATTATGGATCACTCGTATTAATGCAGCTGCGCGTATGAATGGTGTAAGTTATAGCCGTTTGATGAGTGGTTTACGTGTAGCAGGAATTGCTATTGACCGTAAAGTGTTATCTGACATGGCAATACATGATATGCCTGCATTTGCAAAATTAGCAGAGATTGCTAAATCTGCGAAATAA
- a CDS encoding helix-turn-helix transcriptional regulator, producing MREIEKYIPLVDFLAKALGPNFEIVLHDVSNPNNSIIAIGNNHISGREVGGSVTDLALKILKEGLSNDKNYIANYKGRLKNDNLTRSSSYFIKNEKGQIEGVLCINMDATKLLDTRQYLDNFISNFTASENPSITNSINNDTQLSALEATVEVFENLHATIDDVLQAIIDKVLAEFPVSPERMSLKEKMDVVKKLNDHGLFLLKGGLPELAQRMKVSETTIYRYLQKIKE from the coding sequence ATGCGCGAGATAGAAAAGTATATTCCCCTAGTAGATTTCTTAGCCAAAGCCCTAGGCCCAAATTTTGAAATAGTTTTACATGATGTAAGCAATCCAAACAATTCGATTATTGCTATTGGAAATAATCATATAAGTGGTCGCGAAGTAGGTGGATCGGTCACAGACTTAGCCTTAAAAATTTTAAAAGAGGGCCTTTCTAACGACAAAAATTATATAGCAAATTACAAAGGTCGCTTAAAAAATGATAATTTGACTAGATCTTCTAGTTATTTTATAAAAAACGAAAAAGGCCAAATTGAAGGAGTTCTCTGTATAAATATGGATGCAACAAAACTCCTTGATACACGTCAGTACTTGGATAATTTTATAAGCAATTTTACCGCTAGCGAAAATCCTTCCATTACAAATAGCATCAATAACGATACACAACTTAGTGCTTTAGAGGCTACGGTAGAAGTATTTGAAAACTTACATGCTACTATTGACGATGTTCTGCAAGCTATTATTGATAAAGTGCTAGCGGAATTTCCAGTTTCTCCTGAGCGAATGTCGCTTAAAGAAAAAATGGATGTTGTCAAAAAACTTAATGATCATGGTCTATTTCTTTTAAAAGGCGGATTACCTGAATTAGCACAACGTATGAAAGTTTCTGAAACAACTATCTATCGATATTTGCAAAAAATTAAAGAATAA
- the lexA gene encoding transcriptional repressor LexA, whose amino-acid sequence MAIKINITIDPDIENTKLTPRQKQVLQVIREFIKERGYPPTVREAGQRLGLTSSASIHAHMSSLEKAGFISRDQTKPRALEINPEYTNFSTNTITIPLVGQVTAGLPILANENIEEVYAFPANLLSGKNHQDLFMLTVIGDSMINAGIFDGDIIVVRKQTMANNGEIVVALINNEEATVKRFYKNSKKIILYPENDAYQPIEGTQITILGKVISVFRNL is encoded by the coding sequence ATGGCCATTAAAATAAATATAACTATTGATCCAGACATCGAAAATACAAAATTAACACCTAGGCAAAAACAAGTTCTGCAAGTAATTCGAGAATTTATCAAAGAACGTGGTTATCCGCCTACCGTAAGGGAAGCAGGCCAACGTTTAGGACTAACTTCTAGTGCTAGTATCCATGCGCATATGTCTTCATTGGAAAAAGCAGGATTCATAAGTCGTGATCAAACTAAACCACGAGCTTTGGAAATAAACCCTGAATATACAAATTTCTCAACAAATACTATAACAATTCCCTTAGTTGGTCAAGTCACTGCCGGTTTACCAATTTTAGCAAATGAAAATATCGAAGAAGTGTATGCCTTTCCAGCAAATCTCTTGTCTGGAAAAAATCACCAGGACTTATTTATGTTGACAGTTATCGGTGACAGCATGATCAATGCAGGAATTTTTGATGGCGATATTATTGTAGTGCGCAAACAAACCATGGCTAACAATGGAGAAATAGTCGTAGCCCTAATCAACAATGAGGAAGCGACTGTTAAGCGTTTTTACAAAAACTCCAAAAAGATTATTCTCTACCCTGAAAATGATGCCTACCAACCAATCGAAGGTACGCAAATAACCATTCTTGGAAAAGTTATCTCTGTTTTTCGAAATCTATAA
- a CDS encoding RidA family protein, producing the protein MKKIVNTAKAPAAIGPYSQATELEKLIFVSGQLPIEMSTGELANSIETQTKASLENIKAILTENGSSLDKVLKTTVFLQNMDDFIAMNSVYSEYFSTNPPARSTVEVARLPKNALVEIECIAYK; encoded by the coding sequence ATGAAAAAAATAGTTAATACAGCAAAAGCCCCAGCCGCTATTGGCCCTTATTCTCAAGCAACAGAGCTTGAAAAGTTGATATTTGTTTCTGGGCAATTACCAATCGAAATGTCAACGGGGGAGTTAGCGAATAGTATTGAAACGCAAACTAAAGCTTCGCTTGAAAATATTAAGGCTATTTTGACGGAAAATGGCTCAAGCTTAGATAAAGTGCTTAAAACTACCGTATTTCTGCAAAATATGGATGATTTTATAGCGATGAATTCTGTATATAGCGAGTATTTTTCAACTAATCCTCCAGCGAGAAGTACTGTAGAAGTTGCTAGATTACCTAAAAATGCTTTAGTGGAAATTGAATGTATTGCTTATAAATAA